A genome region from Setaria italica strain Yugu1 chromosome III, Setaria_italica_v2.0, whole genome shotgun sequence includes the following:
- the LOC111256736 gene encoding ankyrin-1-like, translated as MTKEILVQQYGIIERHCTFIASSWAIFRQLQEILTGNNKQGEAAPPPRAPHEVVIDVASSSSSSEADADAAPAVTEDADSALHVAAAAGDGGRYLESAAVICGRARRLLGARNGGGDTPLHCAAPAGHARMVARLIGLARGEDGGDEAAARAALLRMRNARGETALHEAVRFGGDEMVAALVGADGELARVVAGDGTSSLYLASTWGRHQMAREMHDKDRGLSYSGPDGQNALHAAVLHDDRGAQSFFLQRGILDRIVEREDLNMVQEPNGTYIPTKMARAI; from the exons ATGACCAAGGAAATCTTGGTGCAG CAGTATGGAATTATTGAACGACACTGCACTTTCATTGCCTCTTCGTGGGCCATTTTCCGACAGCTACAAGAGATCCTCACGGGCAACAACAAgcagggggaggcggcgccgccgccgcgggctccTCATGAAGTTGTCATCGACgtcgccagcagcagcagcagcagcgaagccgacgccgacgccgccccaGCCGTCACGGAGGACGCGGACTCCGCGCTccacgtggcggcggccgccggggacGGCGGGCGCTACCTCGAGAGCGCGGCCGTGATCTGCGGCAGGGCCAGGCGCCTGCTGGGCGcgcgcaacggcggcggcgacacgccgCTGCACTGCGCTGCCCCGGCCGGGCACGCCAGGATGGTGGCCCGCCTCATCGGCCTCGCCCGGGGAGAAGAcggaggcgacgaggcggcggcgagggcggctctCCTGAGGATGCGGAACGCGCGCGGGGAGACGGCCCTGCACGAGGCCGTCCGCTTCGGCGGCGACGAGATGGTGGCGGCGCTCGTGGGCGCGGACGGGGAGCTCGCCCGCGTGGTCGCGGGCGACGGCACCTCGTCGCTGTACCTCGCCAGCACGTGGGGCCGCCACCAGATGGCGCGCGAGATGCACGACAAGGACCGTGGTCTGTCTTACTCCGGCCCCGATGGACAGAACGCCTTGCATGCTGCTGTTCTCCACGACGACAGAG gagctcaGAGCTTCTTCTTGCAGCGGGGCATCTTGGATCGGATCGTAGAAAGGGAAGATCTAAATATGGTGCAggaaccaaacgggacctataTACCAACGAAAATGGCCCGTGCAATTTAA
- the LOC101785749 gene encoding uncharacterized protein LOC101785749, producing the protein MDGDPPPPNPAIPSSTSSILASAHAAQRQLALGHGGLGGLGAAGRASLGFVASSGGALTLALLCNKALLPERVPITIALTPPVARALSRWRLVKS; encoded by the coding sequence ATGGATGGCGACCCTCCTCCACCCAATCCGGCGATTCCTTCCTCAACCAGCTCGATTTTGGCCTCCGCCCATGCCGCCCAGAGACAACTCGCGCTGGGCCATGGCGGCCTTggtggcctgggcgccgccggccgtgcctcTTTAGGTTTCGTGgcgtcgagcggcggcgcgctcacGCTCGCGCTCCTCTGCAACAAGGCGCTGCTCCCCGAGAGGGTCCCCATCACCATCGCGCTCACGCCGCCCGTCGCCAGGGCCCTCAGCCGCTGGAGGCTCGTCAAGAGCTGA
- the LOC101786552 gene encoding receptor-like serine/threonine-protein kinase SD1-8: protein MAPNHRLPLRLAVVLLLLLLLPAASRARDTISPGQPLRGNDTLVSSGTGTFALGFFSPPGSNNTYVGVWYAKLPVRTVVWVANRADPVPGAVSHNADATLSVSAGCALAVADANGTAVWSSPAPPPDTAGRPCTARIRDDGNLVVSDGRGRVAWQGFDHPTDTLLPGMRLGVDFAAGKNMTLTAWVSPSDPSPGPVVAAMDTSGDPEVFVWNGPDKVWRSGPWDGVQFTGVPDTITYKPLGFSFRFVNTPQEVTYSFQVRDASIVTRLALNGTGGAAGLMQRWTWLETAGAWSLYWYAPKDQCDAVSPCGPNGVCDTSSVPPCRCLQGFAPRSPVTWALRDGRDGCARATPLDCGNRTDGFAVLPHAKVPDTTEAVVDYGSSLEQCRQRCLRNCSCTAYASANLTGGPGRRGCVMWTGGLDDLRVYPGYGQDLYFRLAAADLAPTSKSKKKVNIVIAVVVSITALAILLAVAGFFIWKAKKTKARKPGSSTWRAGPRSKEGSEGKDHGDDLELPVYDYETIAKATEDFSTENKLGEGGFGPVYKGKLEDGQEIAVKTLSRTSTQGLEEFKNEILLIAKLQHRNLVRLIGCSISGPEKILIYEYMENKSLDCFLFDTTKSKLLDWQTRYHIIEGIARGLLYLHQDSRYRIIHRDLKTSNILLDEEMTPKISDFGMARMFGNDDTEINTLRVVGTYGYMAPEYAMDGVFSVKSDVFSFGVIVLEIITGIRNRGVYSYSGHLNLLAHAWSLLNEGKGLDLVDENLDGSFDSDEVLKCLKVGLLCVQENPDDRPLMSQVLMMLASTDTASLPTPKQPGFAARTAAAEDRSWSKPDCSIVDSMTITMVEGR from the exons ATGGCGCCCAACCACCGGCtccccctccgcctcgccgtggttctccttcttctcctgctTCTCCCCGCGGCCTCCCGCGCCAGGGACACCATCTCGCCGGGCCAGCCGCTCCGGGGCAACGACACCCTCGTCTCCTCGGGCACCGGCACCTTCGCGCtcggcttcttctccccgcCGGGCTCCAACAACACCTACGTCGGCGTCTGGTACGCCAAGCTGCCCGTCCGCACCGTCGTCTGGGTCGCCAACCGCGCCGACCCTGTCCCCGGCGCGGTGTCGCACAACGCCGATGCCACGCTCTCCGTGTCCGCCGGCTGCGCGCTCGCCGTTGCGGACGCCAACGGCACCGCGGTGTGGtcgtcgccggccccgccgcccgacACGGCGGGGAGGCCGTGCACGGCGCGGATCCGCGACGACGGCAACCTGGTGGTGTCGGACGGGCGCGGGCGCGTGGCGTGGCAGGGATTCGACCACCCCACCGACACGCTCCTCCCGGGGATGCGCCTCGGAGTGGACTTCGCGGCGGGGAAGAACATGACCCTGACGGCGTGGGTGAGCCCCTCCGACCCGTCGCCGGGCCCCGTCGTGGCGGCGATGGACACGTCGGGGGACCCGGAGGTGTTCGTCTGGAACGGGCCCGACAAGGTGTGGCGCTCCGGCCCCTGGGACGGCGTGCAGTTCACGGGCGTCCCCGACACCATCACCTACAAGCCCCTGGGCTTCAGCTTCCGCTTCGTCAACACCCCCCAGGAGGTCACCTACAGCTTCCAGGTCCGCGACGCCAGCATCGTGACGCGGCTGGCGCTCAACGgcacgggcggcgccgccgggctgATGCAGCGGTGGACGTGGCTGGAGACCGCCGGCGCGTGGAGCCTCTACTGGTACGCGCCCAAGGACCAGTGCGACGCCGTGTCGCCGTGCGGGCCCAACGGGGTGTGCGACACCAGCAGCGTGCCCCCCTGCCGGTGCCTCCAAGGGTTCGCGCCACGGTCGCCGGTGACGTGGGCGCTCCGGGACGGGCGGGACGGGTGCGCCCGGGCGACGCCGCTGGACTGCGGCAACCGCACCGACGGCTTCGCGGTGCTCCCGCACGCCAAGGTGCCCGACACgacggaggcggtggtggaCTACGGGTCCAGCCTGGAGCAGTGCCGGCAGCGGTGCCTGAGGAACTGCTCCTGCACGGCGTACGCCAGCGCCAACCTCACCGGCGGGCCGGGCCGCCGCGGGTGCGTCATGTGGACCGGCGGGCTCGACGACCTCCGCGTGTACCCGGGCTACGGCCAGGACCTCTACttccggctcgccgccgccgacctcg CTCCAACAAGCAAGTCAAAGAAGAAGGTCAATATTGTGATTGCAGTTGTTGTCAGCATAACTGCACTGGCAATTCTTCTAGCAGTCGCAGGGTTTTTCATTTGGAAAGCAAAGAAAACCAAAGCAAGAAAACCAG GATCAAGCACATGGAGAGCTGGTCCACGCAGTAAGGAGGGGAGTGAAGGAAAGGATCATGGGGATGATCTGGAGCTGCCAGTATACGATTATGAGACAATAGCAAAAGCCACAGAGGATTTCTCAACTGAGAACAAGCTTGGTGAAGGCGGTTTCGGGCCTGTATACAAG GGCAAGCTTGAGGATGGACAAGAAATAGCTGTTAAGACACTTTCAAGAACATCAACACAGGGTCTTGAGGAATTCAAGAATGAGATTTTGTTGATAGCTAAACTCCAGCATCGGAATCTTGTTCGATTGATTGGGTGCAGCATTTCTGGACCCGAAAAGATACTTATATATGAATACATGGAAAACAAAAGCTTGGACTGCTTTCTGTTTG ACACAACCAAGAGCAAACTACTTGACTGGCAAACACGATATCATATAATTGAGGGGATCGCCCGAGGTTTACTGTATCTTCACCAGGACTCGAGATATAGAATCATCCACAGAGACCTCAAGACGAGCAATATTCTTCTGGATGAGGAGATGACTCCTAAAATTTCAGACTTCGGCATGGCTAGAATGTTTGGCAATGACGATACAGAAATCAATACTCTCAGAGTAGTTGGTACATA TGGTTATATGGCTCCTGAGTACGCAATGGATGGAGTGTTCTCGGTGAAATCAGATGTATTTAGCTTTGGTGTCATAGTGCTGGAAATCATTACTGGTATAAGGAACCGAGGTGTCTACAGCTACTCTGGCCACCTCAACCTTCTAGCACAT GCCTGGAGCTTGCTGAATGAGGGGAAGGGCCTAGATTTAGTCGATGAAAATCTGGATGGCTCCTTCGATTCAGATGAAGTGCTTAAATGCCTCAAAGTAGGGCTTCTATGTGTGCAAGAGAACCCCGACGACCGTCCCCTGATGTCCCAGGTGCTGATGATGTTGGCCAGCACTGACACTGCCTCGTTGCCAACTCCCAAGCAGCCGGGCTTCGCTGCAAGAACAGCTGCTGCCGAAGACAGGTCGTGGAGCAAGCCCGACTGCAGCATTGTCGACAGCATGACCATCACCATGGTTGAGGGTCGGTAG